The Dyadobacter sandarakinus DNA window TTACCGGCGTCGGCACCAACACTATTACAATTAATCCGAGTACTAATTTAGCCATTAACACAAGCTACTATATCGTTATTAGCAATGGGGCATTGATTGATTCGGATGGCTTGATTGTGGGTACATTGGATCCTGTAAGGAAAGTAAGGAGATCATTTACCAGCCGTGATTTTTTGCCATTTACTACCAATGCTTCCCTGCCTGTTACACTCACTTCTTTCAATGTCGTCAAAACAGAAAACGCATTACTGCTTTCGTGGAAAACGGCACTGGAAATCAACAGTGAGCGGTTTGACATACAACGGAGTGCCAATGGTAAGAATTGGCAAAACTTAGCCTCCATAGCTGGTGCCGGCAGTAATAACACCCCGGCTTCATACGAGTTTAAAGACCTGGATCCGCTACAAGGTATAAACCTGTACCGGTTAAAGATTGTAGATCTTGATGGTATTTTTACATACAGCAGTATCCGGCAGATAACTTTCAATGAGCTCAATACAATGGCTGCTTTTCCCAATCCAGCTCAGGCAGTTACCACTTTACGCATGGGTAAGCAGTACGTAGGAACTAAGATGAACCTGGTCAATATGATAGGACAGACAGTTAAAACAATAAATGTTGACAATGAAATCGTGAATGTAGATTTAAGTGGTTTTTCACCAGGTTTGTACTTTTTAAAAGCCGGTAATGCAGTTGTCATCAAGTTGATCAAACAATGAACCCGAGCTATTTTCTACTACTTCTAAGAAATTGCAATATGTAAGTGCAGCTACTGATCAGCTAGGCCTCCTTGTTGTTGGACGACATGGGAGAGATTGAAAACAGTAAGGGTTATATAAAAGCATTACCCATTTAACATCATTTATTTGAAGGAAAAACGGTCATTTAGGCTCATTCTTGGTCATTTAAAGTAAGAACGGCCAATAAGAGTCTTGCTGAACCTTGGTACTATTTGTAAGTACCTCATTTTGAAGACGGAATAATTAAGCTGTAAACAACAAGGAGAAGAAGATATAGCCAAGTGCCGCTGTTTGTAGACACTTTTTTTAATGATTCTCAATCAAATGAAAGCAGGAATAATAGACTCCTCTATATTCTTTAAGGTCAGGGAGTGGCTGCCACTTACATCCGAAGCATTGTGATGTAATGTAAGAATTGAAAGATTTAAATCGGGGACGATATACAACACCTGACCTCCATAACCAGCAGCGTAGATTACGGGCAATACTTTGTCTTTAACCCGGAACACGCCACGCCACCATTGATATCCATATCCCCACTCCGAACTTGACTCATTTATCGGCAGAACAAATGCGGTAGATTCGGCGATCCACGATGTGGACACAATTTGCTTCTCATTCCACTTTCCCGAATCCAGTATCAACTGGCCGATCTTCAGCATATCCCGTGGCTTGAGGAACAATCCACCTCCTGTGTGAACTTGATCATTCATTGAAGTCCAGAAAAAGTCTTTAATTCCCAATCCTTTAAACAGGGATTGTTCTGCATATTTGTCCGCAGGCTTTCCAGTTACATTGGATAGAATACCCCCCAGTAAGATCGAAAGGCCGCTGTTGTATTTAAATCTCTTACCTGGCTTTTCCTTTTGATCCAAATTCCTAGCCAGGACATACCCATACATATCCTTGCTTTGGTTCATTAAAACAGCATCATTTTTTGGGTCGGTATAAGGAATGTCCTCATGCCAATCCAGTCCGGCCGACATCGTTAAGGCATTATACAGTGTGGGTTGTGGAACTTTCTCTTTTGAAGCCTTCTTGTGGGCCGGAAAGAAAGCTGTCAATGGTACATCCAGATTTTGGATCAGACCATCATCTTTTGCAATGCCAATCAGGAGCGACGTTACACTTTTTGTACAAGATTGTATACTATGGATTTTTTCCCGCTTACCTAAATAAAAGTATTCGTCAAGTAACAACTTCCCATTTTGGGCAACCAGCAGTGCATCCAGTCCATGATATTTGCCCTTCAAAATATTTTCAAAAAGATCATTTAATACCTGAGAATTTGTAGCCTGCATATTCATTGCGCCCACTTTCCAGCCATCACTGTTCACAGGTGGAACTTGATAGCTCCATTCTAGCAGCGCGCGATTTTCCTTACCAATCCTTGCTGGCCGCTGTGATGTCCAACGATCTGCTTTCTTAAAAATCAGCGTTTCGGGTTTGTGATCGGGTATATTGAGAAGTCCTCCTATCTCGGTTTTATTCTTCGAAAGATTACCTGTGAATGTCGCTCCTTGCCCCAAGTCCAGGAATATTGTTGAATCTGTTAGGTTTACACCAGACAATGTTCCTTCCGCCATTGTTTCTGGAATTTCAAATCTGCCGCTCCACGAATCAGAGAAGAGATTATGACGCAGCTCAACATCGAATGCGCTTTTCAAGTTTGCCACAGCCTCAAATTCAGTATGCCAGATTCCTACCACTTTTTGCTCATCAGTAGAACAGGCCAAAACATTTACGAAAAGTGTCAAACCTATGCCATATCTTGATATCCTTCTCAGCATAATAAATTACGAGACGTAGGTGATATTAGTTGTTGGTACTATATAAGATTGATAATATACAGCTTCTACACAAACTCTGTATAAACTAAAAATCTATCAGCGGACATATAATATTTTGCATTTCCAGCGGCGAGCTATGTGCAAAGTTTTTAACTCCTTATTAGCGTACGTGTAAATAGTCGTTTAAGCATGATTACAATTGACTATTTGATAGATAGCAAAATCCTCTTGTATATGCAGCAAGAACCGCCTTATGGTTCACTTAACAATTAGTAGACCAGGTTAAACTGTAAAGAGGGATGATATTTTTAACAGGAAGGAGAGGCTTACCAAGAAGCTTCTAAAACAGAGAATAACTTTATTCTCAGCAGGGTGGAATGTCTACTTTTGACGATATTCTTGTTCTGTGACTTCTTGTAGCCATATTACCCTTCCAGTCTCGGTATTAGGGGTAATGGCAATTTGCGTAAATCCGGCGTCGGGTGAAGCACCATGCCAGTGGGGTATATTTGGTGGACATTTGACGGTGTCACCAGCTTGAAGTATCTGTATGGGTCTGCCTTTTTCTTGATAGTAACCTGTTCCCCCGGTTGCCAGAAGTGCTTGTCCGCCAGGGTGGGAGTGCCAGTAGGTACGCGCGCCAGGTTCAAAGGTTACACTGCCTACCGGAATGTTGAATGCGCTGTCTGGCTGGATAAGCTGGGTGACCCATGCATTTCCGGTAAAATTTGTTGCTGGTGCCTTTTGCCCTTTTGGGAAAATAGTGCTTAATACAGTTGATGGTCTTGTTTTCTGCTGGGCGGCGACCAGTATACTTGTCAATGTCAAGCACATTGTTAGGCCCAACATAACTGCGCGTTTGCAGTTTTTCATTATTTGAAATGTTTGTATTGTTCTCAGTTTAGATTTTGAAGCGCTCGGAACTCATTGGGAGTTTGGCCTACCCTCTGTTTGAAAAGCCTGGAAAAATGCTGTGGATACTTGAAACCCATTTCGAATGCAATCTCGCTGACGGTTTTTGTCTGGTCAAATATTTTTTCCTTGGCCACATGGATGAGCTTGTCCTGAATGTAATCCTGCGCCGTTTGGCCGGTTTCTTTTCTGATCAGGTCCCCAAAATATTTCGTTGACAAATTCAATTCGTTAGCAAAATATACCACTGAGGGTAGCCCAATAATGCTAGGGCTATCCGACAGAAAGTAATTGGTCAATAGCGTTTCGAAACGCTCTACTACACTTTTGTGGACCGTGTCACGGGTAAGGAACTGTCGGTCGTAAAACCGCGTACAGTAATCCAAAAACAACTCGATGTTTGAGACGATGAGCTTGCGGCTATGTTTATCAATGGCATGCTCCAACTCATATTTAATTTTAGCCAAACAGTCCAGCACAATTTGCCTTTCGCGCTCGGAAATATGTAAAGACTCATGGCTCTGATAGCTGAAAAACCCATATTCATGAATATGCTGATTTAGTGAAGTGCCATGCAACAGATCGGGGTGAAAAGCCAGCGCGTAACCTTTGGGACGGTATAATTCGCCATCGTTTTCAACATTTACTACCTGACCGGGAGCAAAAAATACGAGCGTGCCTTCCTGATAGTCATAATACTGTTTGCCGTAACGAAGGTCACCACAATCAACCTCCTTTAGAAAGACAAAATACAACCCCAGGTACATGTTCGTTTTGCTGCGCATGTCAGCCTTGGAGAGGTCCAACACACTCACCAGTGGATGTAGTGTTTTATGTTGATTGAATGCATTGTATTGGCTGACAGTGTCAAACCGGATCTGATTTTCCATAATCTCTTATTTTACCAATGCTAATTTAAGGGATTTGGTGGCGCTTCTTTCACTGCTGATGACAGATCAGGAATATTGGTAGACATTTCAGGAATATGTATACAAATGCATTATCCAATTGGTTTGAACTTTGTAGCACAATAAGTTAGAGTAGGACGGAGGCCGTTAATTCTATCTTAGGAAATTTTACAACAAACTTAATATATCAATGATGGAAAAGGTGATTTTAAATAATGGTATAGAAATGCCAGTCTTGGGATTTGGGGTTTTTCAGGTTCCCGATCTGGCAGAATGTGAAAGAAGTGTGCTCGACGCAATTGAAACAGGATACCGCTTGATTGATACGGCTGCTTCTTATGGCAATGAGCAGGCAGTGGGCAATGCGATCAAAAGCAGTGGTGTTGCAAGAGAAGATCTATTTATTACAACAAAACTCTGGATTCAGAGCCAGGGCTATGAGAATACCAAAAAGGCATTCGAAGCCTCGCTGGAAAAGTTGCAATTAGAATATCTGGACTTATATCTGATACACCAGCCGTTCGGTGATGTTTACGGAGAATGGAAAGCAATGCAGGAATTTTATAAAGAAGGACGGGTAAGGGGCAATTGGTGTCAGCAACTTTCAACCCGACAGATTGATGGATTTGATCGTCCACAATGAAATCATCCCGGCCGTTAATCAGATTGAAACACACCCCTTCCACCAGCAGATCCAGCCACATCAATTCATGCAGGAAAACAATGTGCAAATTGAATCTTGGGGCCCGTTTGCAGAAGGGAAAAACGGCATTTTTGAAAATGAGCTGTTGTCATCCATTGGGGCTAAGTACAATAAAACCATAGCGCAAGTTGTACTGCGCTGGCTTACCCAACGTGGTGTAGTAGCTATTCCTAAGTCAGTGCGTAAAGCTCGGATGGAAGAAAACTTCAACATTTTCGATTTTAAGCTCAGCGATCAGGACATGGAAGCCATCAAAGGACTGGACACCAATGCCAGCAGCTTCTTTGACCACCGCGACCCAGCTATGGTAAAATGGCTTGGTGAGCACAAGATCTAGATCAGTCAAGAAACTAACAAAATGGAAAAAAGAAAATTAGGAAATAGCGGCCTGGAAGTATCTGCCTTTGGCCTGGGTTGTATGGGCCTAAGCTTCGGATACGGTCCAGCAACGGAAAAACAAGAGGCGATCAAGTTAATCCATGCGGCTGTTGAGCGGGGCGTCACATTTTTTGATACCGCAGAAGCATACGGGCCATTTACCAACGAAGAACTTCTCGGCGAAGCCTTGCAGCCATTTCGCAGTGATGTGGTGATCGCAACTAAATTTGGTTTCAAAGATGGTAAACCCACTGCGGGCGTGGACAGTCGGCCTGAAAATATCCGCGCGGTTGCCGAAGCGTCACTGAAACGTTTGCGGACAGATGTGATCGATCTTTTTTACCAGCACCGCGTAGACCCCAAAGTGCCGATTGAAGATGTGGCGGGAACGGTTAAAGATTTGATCCGTGAAGGCAAAGTAAAATACTTTGGGCTTTCGGAAGCAGGCGTGGCCACGATCCGCAAAGCGCATGCAGTCCAGCCTGTCTCGGCGCTGCAAAGTGAGTATTCACTTTGGTGGAAAGAGCCGGAGGCTGAGATTATTCCAACTCTGGAAGAGCTGGGGATTGGACTTGTGCCATTTAGCCCTCTTGGAAAAGGTTTTTTAACTGGAAAGATCAATGAAGAGACAACATTTGATAAAAATGATTTCCGCAATATCGTTCCACGCTTTTCTGCTGAAAACCGAAAAGTAAACCAGGACCTGGTTGATGTGCTTACACGGATTGCCGCTGAAAAAGATGTTGCAGGAATGCCAGCCACAACTGCACAAATCGTCCTTGCATGGCTTTTAGCCCAAAAGCCCTGGATCGTTCCAATCCCAGGGACTACCAAGCTTCACCGGTTGGAAGAAAACCTGTCGGCAGCGAATGTCAAGTTGGCCGCAGGCGATCTAACAAAAATCAATGATGCTGTTGCTTTGGTACAGATCCAGGGCGCCCGGTATTCGCAAGAATTGCAAAGTCGTGTTGACCGCTAACTATTTGCTTAAGGAGCAATGAAAAAATTCCTTTCAATTATTACCATGATGCTTACCGCGCTGTCTTTCGGCGCGGTAGCACAACAAGTTCCGATATTTGCCAAAGAGGGGGAGAAATCACCTAATGTCCATCATGTTGGCAATGTTTGGCTCAAAGAGCTGAGCGCGCCTGACAGTGTTTTTAGTTATGGCACCGCAGTGGCAATTTTTGATCCAGGTGCGCGCCTGGACTGGCATTCGCATCCGGGAGGTCAAATTTTGATTTTTACAGAGGGTAAGGGCTACTACCAGGAAAAAGGCAAACCTAAACAAACCATGAAGCCTGGCGATGTAATTAAATGTCTGCCCGGTGTGGAGCATTGGCATGGGGCCACAGCGGAAAGTGGGGTGACCTATATCGCGACATCTCCAGCCCAAAAAGGCAGGACAATATGGTTGCAAAAGGTAACGGATGCAGAGTATGGCCCTGTAAAGAAATAATCTATACAGCAGCGCTGATGATATATAATTCCCCACCCAAGTGCTTTATACTGCCCATTGCAGGGCTTATTTTTATGATACTAACTAACCAACAGTCCCTAGCACAATCCAAGTACGGTGTTGCTGATGATGCTCAGCGGCAAGTCATCAAGCTTTCAAAAGATAAGTGGGGCTGGATGTCAGAAAAGAAAGTGGACCAGCTATCTGAGCTCTTTGATGATAAAGCAGTTTTTGTTCATATGGGTGGTACCTGGGGTAAAGAACGGGAATTAGAAGTAATTCAGACGGGTGAAATTTGGTATAAAAAAGCAGAGCTTTATTCTATCTCTGTTAATGTGATCGGCAATACAGCAATCCTGTTAAACGATATTGATTTGCAGGCAGTTGTCAGTGGCAATCAGGTTGTTAACCCATTTATGGTGACCGAAGTTTATATCAATGAGAATGGTAAATGGAAAATGGGATCGCTCACATTTTCACGGCTTCTCAGGCCAATCAAGATGACGGATTAAATAAGCCAATCTCCACGCACGCAAAGCTAGAACTTATGAAATCATTGATATTAATATTGGTAGCGGCTATTATTTTTCATCAAAGTATGGCACAGCAAAATACGGAGCAGGGCAAAAGCCTTAGCCAAAAACAAGTCAGCATTGTCGCTATCTCTGCCCTTACGGCAAAAGGTGATTTATCAAACTTGAAACAAGCTTTGCATGATGGCCTAAGCGTCGGCATGAGTATCAATGAGATCAAAGAAGAGCTGATCCATTTATCAGCGTACTGTGGATTTCCAAGAAGTTTGAACGGGATTATTGCCTTTAACATCGTGCTTGATGAACGTAAAGCTAAGGGCATTACTGACGTGGTGGGCAAGGCGGCCAGCAAACCAAGCGAGCTGGACAAATTCGAAAGTGGAAAAAAGGTTCTTGAATCACTTACCGGCCAGCATGAAACCTATCCTAAAAAGAGTGGATATGCAGCCTTTGTGCCTGCTATTGATACGCTTTTAAAGGAGCACCTGTTTCATGACATTTTTATCAGGGGAGTCATCACCCATGAAGAAAGGGAACTGACTACAATCGCTGCACTTGTCAGTCTGGGCGGCGTGGAGTCCCAATTGCAAGGGCATTTGGGAATTGGCCTGCACCTTGGATTTACCAGCGAACAGTTGGAGAAATTAATGGCAACAGTAGAGTCCAAGATCGGCAAAAGTGAAGTTGATGCAGGCAGGCAAGTGTTAGCAAGAGTCTTAGCAAGTAGAAAATAACTAAACCACTAGGCATCATGGCAAATATCACATTGAAAATCAATAAAAAAGATTACAAGTTGGATGCTGACCCGCAAATGCCGCTGCTTTGGGCAATTCGGGACTTAGCCGGACTGAAAGGCACCAAGTACGGCTGTGGTGTAGCCCAATGCGGTGCCTGCGTGGTGCATTTGAATGGGGAAGCCGTCCGCTCGTGCGTAACCAAGGTAAGCCGCGCCGTAGGCAAGCAGGTGACGACCATTGAAGGATTATCGGCAAACAATGACCATCCAGTCCAAAAAGCTTGGCAGGAAATTGATGTGCCGCAGTGCGGCTATTGCCATTCGGGACAGATCATGTCTGCCGTTGTGCTGCTGCGCGAAAAAGGCAATCCGACCGATCAGGATATAGACGATGCCATGGCCGGGAACATTTGCCGGTGCGGCACCTATCTGCGCATTCGTGAAGCAATCCACGCGGCTGCTGAGCTGCAAAGGAATACGTCTACAAAAGGGTAATGTAATCTCACCTAAACTTAATGTTATGAAGCATGATCCAAGTAAAGGAATCCGCTATCTCATTTACGTCAAAACGCTAACGCTGTTGTCTGTCATGATTTTTATCATTGCGGCAGCGGCTTCTGCATTTAGAACCGATGATATGCCCGTCGAGCCAATCAAGCTTGGCTTTGCTGCCAAGGATAGTATTGCGTCTGTCAAGGCATTTGAAACAGTATATAAAACATTGATG harbors:
- a CDS encoding (2Fe-2S)-binding protein, with the protein product MANITLKINKKDYKLDADPQMPLLWAIRDLAGLKGTKYGCGVAQCGACVVHLNGEAVRSCVTKVSRAVGKQVTTIEGLSANNDHPVQKAWQEIDVPQCGYCHSGQIMSAVVLLREKGNPTDQDIDDAMAGNICRCGTYLRIREAIHAAAELQRNTSTKG
- a CDS encoding aldo/keto reductase; the protein is MEKRKLGNSGLEVSAFGLGCMGLSFGYGPATEKQEAIKLIHAAVERGVTFFDTAEAYGPFTNEELLGEALQPFRSDVVIATKFGFKDGKPTAGVDSRPENIRAVAEASLKRLRTDVIDLFYQHRVDPKVPIEDVAGTVKDLIREGKVKYFGLSEAGVATIRKAHAVQPVSALQSEYSLWWKEPEAEIIPTLEELGIGLVPFSPLGKGFLTGKINEETTFDKNDFRNIVPRFSAENRKVNQDLVDVLTRIAAEKDVAGMPATTAQIVLAWLLAQKPWIVPIPGTTKLHRLEENLSAANVKLAAGDLTKINDAVALVQIQGARYSQELQSRVDR
- a CDS encoding aldo/keto reductase, coding for MMEKVILNNGIEMPVLGFGVFQVPDLAECERSVLDAIETGYRLIDTAASYGNEQAVGNAIKSSGVAREDLFITTKLWIQSQGYENTKKAFEASLEKLQLEYLDLYLIHQPFGDVYGEWKAMQEFYKEGRVRGNWCQQLSTRQIDGFDRPQ
- a CDS encoding carboxymuconolactone decarboxylase family protein — translated: MENGIAHIFTASQANQDDGLNKPISTHAKLELMKSLILILVAAIIFHQSMAQQNTEQGKSLSQKQVSIVAISALTAKGDLSNLKQALHDGLSVGMSINEIKEELIHLSAYCGFPRSLNGIIAFNIVLDERKAKGITDVVGKAASKPSELDKFESGKKVLESLTGQHETYPKKSGYAAFVPAIDTLLKEHLFHDIFIRGVITHEERELTTIAALVSLGGVESQLQGHLGIGLHLGFTSEQLEKLMATVESKIGKSEVDAGRQVLARVLASRK
- a CDS encoding aldo/keto reductase, with the translated sequence MDLIVHNEIIPAVNQIETHPFHQQIQPHQFMQENNVQIESWGPFAEGKNGIFENELLSSIGAKYNKTIAQVVLRWLTQRGVVAIPKSVRKARMEENFNIFDFKLSDQDMEAIKGLDTNASSFFDHRDPAMVKWLGEHKI
- a CDS encoding cupin domain-containing protein: MKNCKRAVMLGLTMCLTLTSILVAAQQKTRPSTVLSTIFPKGQKAPATNFTGNAWVTQLIQPDSAFNIPVGSVTFEPGARTYWHSHPGGQALLATGGTGYYQEKGRPIQILQAGDTVKCPPNIPHWHGASPDAGFTQIAITPNTETGRVIWLQEVTEQEYRQK
- a CDS encoding cupin domain-containing protein; the encoded protein is MKKFLSIITMMLTALSFGAVAQQVPIFAKEGEKSPNVHHVGNVWLKELSAPDSVFSYGTAVAIFDPGARLDWHSHPGGQILIFTEGKGYYQEKGKPKQTMKPGDVIKCLPGVEHWHGATAESGVTYIATSPAQKGRTIWLQKVTDAEYGPVKK
- a CDS encoding serine hydrolase domain-containing protein; the encoded protein is MLRRISRYGIGLTLFVNVLACSTDEQKVVGIWHTEFEAVANLKSAFDVELRHNLFSDSWSGRFEIPETMAEGTLSGVNLTDSTIFLDLGQGATFTGNLSKNKTEIGGLLNIPDHKPETLIFKKADRWTSQRPARIGKENRALLEWSYQVPPVNSDGWKVGAMNMQATNSQVLNDLFENILKGKYHGLDALLVAQNGKLLLDEYFYLGKREKIHSIQSCTKSVTSLLIGIAKDDGLIQNLDVPLTAFFPAHKKASKEKVPQPTLYNALTMSAGLDWHEDIPYTDPKNDAVLMNQSKDMYGYVLARNLDQKEKPGKRFKYNSGLSILLGGILSNVTGKPADKYAEQSLFKGLGIKDFFWTSMNDQVHTGGGLFLKPRDMLKIGQLILDSGKWNEKQIVSTSWIAESTAFVLPINESSSEWGYGYQWWRGVFRVKDKVLPVIYAAGYGGQVLYIVPDLNLSILTLHHNASDVSGSHSLTLKNIEESIIPAFI
- a CDS encoding helix-turn-helix domain-containing protein, translated to MENQIRFDTVSQYNAFNQHKTLHPLVSVLDLSKADMRSKTNMYLGLYFVFLKEVDCGDLRYGKQYYDYQEGTLVFFAPGQVVNVENDGELYRPKGYALAFHPDLLHGTSLNQHIHEYGFFSYQSHESLHISERERQIVLDCLAKIKYELEHAIDKHSRKLIVSNIELFLDYCTRFYDRQFLTRDTVHKSVVERFETLLTNYFLSDSPSIIGLPSVVYFANELNLSTKYFGDLIRKETGQTAQDYIQDKLIHVAKEKIFDQTKTVSEIAFEMGFKYPQHFSRLFKQRVGQTPNEFRALQNLN
- a CDS encoding nuclear transport factor 2 family protein; translation: MVAKGNGCRVWPCKEIIYTAALMIYNSPPKCFILPIAGLIFMILTNQQSLAQSKYGVADDAQRQVIKLSKDKWGWMSEKKVDQLSELFDDKAVFVHMGGTWGKERELEVIQTGEIWYKKAELYSISVNVIGNTAILLNDIDLQAVVSGNQVVNPFMVTEVYINENGKWKMGSLTFSRLLRPIKMTD